A single genomic interval of Mobula hypostoma chromosome 7, sMobHyp1.1, whole genome shotgun sequence harbors:
- the LOC134349881 gene encoding uncharacterized protein LOC134349881 yields MGRKEVRCKFHPRKSPARRHAPVSSLYLLDYDRRIAELGLEHEPPVMQISGQRFSFRKGRWVPQLQGGFCHSSQGELLRGIREKNKVLQEQNNMLQLRLELTMDMLTEATANLIMLEDKEENTEEEQVNKEEGEEEEEEVEIKKEEELVEKKEKKVSLKKIPHQYELDLNSEDLETAELLYPTLTTDRYLEDEDDLSAEVSSKFATKRRQGETKPKVCPMRRASQARAKLRASLYSLPPVGPVVPKSPKTKSSPKVCKLELEPEPQPRTPRQRRPRARPRLVEESNGTCPLKRRSRI; encoded by the exons ATGGGTaggaaggaggtaag ATGCAAGTTTCACCCCAGGAAGAGTCCTGCTCGGAGAcatgctccagtctcctccctctACCTGTTGGATTATGACCGCAGGATCGCTGAGTTGGGGTTGGAGCATGAGCCCCCGGTCATGCAGATCTCCGGACAAAGGTTCAGTTTCAGGAAGGGCCGGTGGGTTCCTCAGCTCCAGGGGGGTTTCTGCCATTCCAGCCAGGGTGAACTGCTGAGGGGTATCCGGGAGAAGAACAAGGTTCTCCAGGAGCAGAACAACATGCTGCAGCTGAGGCTGGAACTGACTATGGACATGCTAACTGAGGCCACCGCCAATCTCATCATGCTGGAGGACAAAGAGGAGAACACCGAGGAAGAGCAGGTGAAcaaagaggaaggggaagaggaagaagaggaggTGGAGATAAAGAAAGAGGAGGAGttggtggagaaaaaagagaagaaaGTAAGTCTAAAGAAAATTCCACACCAATACGAGCTGGATTTGAATTCTGAAGACCTGGAAACTGCTGAGTTGCTGTATCCCACCCTAACCACAGATAGGTACTTAGAAGATGAGGATGACCTCTCTGCAGAGGTGAGCTCCAAGTTTGCCACTAAGAGGCGTCAAGGAGAGACCAAGCCCAAAGTCTGCCCAATGAGACGGGCATCACAAGCGAGGGCCAAGCTGAGGGCAAGTTTGTACAGCCTCCCGCCTGTGGGACCTGTGGTCCCAAAGTCACCAAAGACCAAGTCCTCGCCAAAAGTTTGCAAGCTCGAGCTGGAACCAGAGCCGCAGCCCAGGACACCACGGCAACGTCGGCCTAGAGCCAGACCCAGGCTGGTCGAGGAATCAAATGGAACTTGTCCCTTGAAACGTCGATCCAGGATCTGA